The sequence below is a genomic window from Acaryochloris thomasi RCC1774.
GCACGTACTGCCGCAGGCGAATTACCGTAGGCAATGGAAAATCAGCGTAGATTATCCGACCGTTATGCTCGACCTGCTCAGCCTTATCTTTAAGCAAGAGAACTACCGCACGACGCCAGCTCGTGATGTTTAGCGGTTCATAGGATGCATTGAGGACCAGTACTTTGCCCATCGTGCGTTTTTAAAGGCAATTTGTCCCAGATATTAGCACAGCATGGCCGTTACCGACTGCTTTGTACCTCATTTTGAACAACCCTGATGTCCTCTCTAGCAGTTTCCAAGGGGCAAGCCACTGCGGCTTTTAAGGAGGTCACAACTGAGGCCCAACGGGCCAAAACCGTCTACCCAGGTTCGGTAAATACCCCTTCATGAACGGGGTGAAAGCACCGCAGTATAGGTGAAGGAGACCTGCACGTTGAGGCGGATGCTGTTATGGCCCTCTCAATCTGCTGTTTTCTATAAGCGTCGGCTAAGGCTGCTTAGACAGGCGGATATTTTTAGAAGGAGCTGTAAGCATCCCATGGCAAAAGTTGTTGGAATCGATTTAGGAACAACCAATTCTTGTGTGGCAGTGATGGAGGGGGGGAAGCCCACTGTTATTGCTAATGCAGAGGGGTTTCGCACGACCCCATCGGTGGTTGCCTTTGCAAAGAATGGCGATCGCCTTGTGGGTCAAATTGCCAAGCGTCAGGCGGTTATGAACCCAGAGAATACTTTTTATTCTGTGAAGCGGTTCATTGGGCGGCGGCAGGATGAAGTCAATCATGAGACCACCGAAGTCCCTTACAAAATTCTCAACGTCAACGGTAGCGTCAAGCTGGACTGTCCGGCAGCGGGCAAGCAGTTTGCCCCTGAAGAGATCTCGGCGAATGTCCTGCGCAAGCTTGTGGAAGACGCTAGTAAGTACCTTGGCGAAACCGTAACTCAAGCTGTGATTACGGTTCCTGCTTATTTCAATGACTCCCAACGACAGGCCACGAAAGACGCGGGCAAGATTGCAGGTATCGAAGTTCTTCGCATTATCAACGAGCCAACGGCAGCATCTCTGGCCTATGGCTTAGATAAGAAGAGTAATGAAACAATTCTTGTTTTTGACTTGGGTGGTGGTACTTTTGACGTCTCTGTTCTAGAGGTCGGTGATGGCGTCTTTGAGGTGCTGTCAACATCTGGCGACACACACCTAGGTGGCGATGACTTTGACCAGAAGATTGTGGATTACCTCGCTGGCGAGTTCCAAAGCTCAGAAGGGATTGATCTGCGCAAGGATAAGCAAGCGCTCCAGCGGCTAACAGAGGCGGCTGAGAAAGCCAAAATCGAGCTGTCGAGCGTCACTCAAGCGGACATCAACCTGCCGTTCATCACTGCGACTCAAGATGGTCCTAAGCACTTAGATACGACGCTGACGCGAGCCAAGTTTGAAGAGCTATGCTCTGATCTCATTGATCGCAGCCGCATCCCGGTGGAGAATGCGGTGCGCGACGCCAAAATTGATAAGAGCGCCATTGATGAAGTGGTAATGGTGGGTGGCTCAACCCGTATTCCTGCGGTCTTAGACACTGTGAAGCGTGTTCTAGATAAGACTCCAAACCAGTCGGTGAACCCGGATGAAGTTGTGGCCGTCGGCGCTGCGATTCAGGCAGGTGTCCTGGCCGGTGAAGTCAAAGATATTCTGCTCTTAGATGTTTCACCTCTCTCTCTGGGGGTTGAAACGCTGGGTGGTGTAATGACGAAGCTGATTCCTCGGAACACGACTATCCCCACCAAGAAGTCTGAGGTCTTCTCCACGGCTGTGGACGGTCAGACCAATGTAGAGATTCACGTTCTCCAAGGAGAGCGGGAAATGGCGACGGATAACAAGAGCTTGGGAACTTTCCGGCTTGATGGAATTCCGGCAGCACCAAGAGGTGTCCCTCAAATTGAGGTGATCTTTGATATTGATGCTAACGGTATTCTGAACGTTACGGCGAAGGAAAAAGGCACGGGCAAAGAGCAGTCCATTAGCATTACAGGCGCTTCGACGCTTTCGGACACTGAGGTTGATCAGATGGTTCGGGATGCGGAGACAAATGCCTCGGCTGACCAGGAGCGTCGTGAGAAGATCGAGGTCAAGAATCAGGCCGATACGCTTGTCTATCAAGCTCAAAAGCAGATGGAAGAGCTAGGTGACAAGGTTGAAGGACCGGAGAAAGAGAAGGCTGAAGCGTTGGTGACTGATTTGCAAGATGCGATCGCATCTGAAGACACCGAGCGCATGAAGTCTCTGACCACCGAACTTCAGCAGGCACTGTACGCCATCGGCACTCAGCTCTACCAGCAGGGAGAAGGTGAAGCACCTCCATCTGACGGTGGCGCAGCTCCAGGACCAGAAGGCGGTAGCGACGATTCCGGTGAAGATGACGTAATTGACGCTGAGTTTTCTGAGAGCTAAAGCTAGCGAGCATTAGCACCTCACTCCGTATATCCCTCTGCGCTTGGGCAGAGGGATATTTTGTTACGGGGTAAAAAGCGCAACCTGTTATTTATATAAAGTTTGTTGGGATTATTGTTGAGATTAAAAGCAGGGTGCGCTAAATTTAGTGTTAATTTTCTGACCTTCTGAACGCCTCGGCACTAGATATGGTACTTGCACAATCCCCAACGTCTGAACTGAGCGAATCCCAAAGAGCCGTTTTGCAGAAATATCTGATCAATGGTGAAACATCTTGGGAGGCAGTCGCCCAGCGTGTCGCTCGATTTGTGGCTAGCGCCGAACCGACACCCGAGCTTCAGCAAACCTGGGAGCAGAAATTTCTCTCCATCCTGCTACCCATGAAGTTTGTGCCCGGAGGGTCCATCCTGGCAAACTCAGACCACGGCACCCACGGGATGCTCAACTGCTTTGTTTTGTCCTCCGAAGATCATATCCATGACATCACCAAGCTAGTCTCCGATTCAGTTTTGACCACCAAATTCCGGGGCGGCGTTGGCATCAACATCGGTGCAGAAGGCGACAAAGGCTACATTCGTCCCAAGGGTGCGCCCTTCCAAGATGGCAAAGCCCTTGGTCCCTGCGCTGTTCTAGATATGGTGTCCGAGAACTCCAAGAAAATCACCACAGGCAACAAAGCCCGCCGCGGTGCCTTCCTATTCTCAATGAACTGGCGTCATCCAGATGTCTGGGAATTCATTCAGGCGAAGACCCAGTCCACTATCGACGCCAATCTCGTCAAAGGCATCATCGAAGAAATGGCGCAGTTAACGCTCAGTGATGAGCCTGCCGCCGAAAAGCAAGCGAAATTGACTGCTCTGCAAAACCAGTTGGGTACAGCCTGGGTCGAGACCCACCTCAACCCCGAAGGAAAACGCGATCGCAGATGGCACAACGCCAACATCTCAGTACAGCTCGACGACGAGTTCTTTGAAAAGCTCGACCAAGGAGACGAAGAAGCCCAGAAGCTGTGGCACACAATGGCACAGAATGCCCACGACACCGCTGATCCGGGCCTGCTTTTGATTGATAACGCCAAACGTCGCAGCCCCATTCGAGATTTTGTCACCTGCACAAACCCCTGCGTCACAGCCAATACCTGGATCCACACCGGAGAGGGAGCACGCCAAGTCAAAGATTTAGTTGGCATCCAGCACAGCACTTACGTTAATGGCGAGCTGTTTAGCACTACGCGTGAAGGCTTTTGGGCCACAGGCGACAAACCTGTCTTTCGGTTGCAGACTCAGGAAGGTTACCACCTACGGTTGACCGGAAATCACCGAGTCTTGAAGGTCACAGCCCAGACCCGACGGCGTCAATATACAGAGTGGGTAACAGCAGACGCTCTAGAGGCAGGCGATCGCATCCTTCTCCACAACCACCGTCAGATTTCCCCTTGGCAAGGTGCAGGAACGCAGAACGAAGGCTGGCTTTTAGGAAGCTTAGTGGGCGACGGTACCTTTGCAAATAATGCCTCTGGGGCAATGCAGGGCATTCTGGCATTCTGGGGCGAGCATCATCAGCCCATGCTCAATCACGCAGTTACGCTGCTCAATCAAATTGACTGTACAAGCTCCTTTGGCCGTTCCTATGCCGTGGCAGGAACCTGCACTCAGCAGAAACAGAAGGGCGTTGTCTCGACCGTTCGCTTAGCGAGGTTGGCTCAGACCTTTGGAATTAAACCCGGCCACAAAACCATAACGACCGCTGTCGAACAGGCCAGCTACGCTTTCTATCAAGGATTCCTACAGGGACTTTTTGATGCCGACGGAAGCGTCCAGGGGAACCAAGCAAAGGGCGTGAGCCTGCGTCTGGCACAAAGTGATTTACCGCTTTTAGAAGCAGTACAGCGCATGCTTCTCAGGATGGGAATCGCTTCCACCGTTTATGCTCAGCGCCGAGAGGCACAGGAGCGTCTACTACCCAACGGTCAAGGAGGAACTGCTCTCTACGCCTGTAAGGCTCAGCACGAGCTAGTCATCGCAGGAAATAATATCCAGCAATTCGCAGAACAGATAGGCTTTCAGGATCCAGACAAAGCGGCAAAATTGAACACTGTTCTCGCAACTTACGTCCGCACACCCAATCGAGAGCGATTCGCGGTTACCGTCACATCACTAACCCCCGACGGTATCGAGACCGTCTATGACTGCACCGTCCCTGGTCCGGCCTGCTTTGATGCCAATGGTCTAGTCGCCCATAACTGCGGAGAAATTTTCCTGCCGCCAAATTCTGCCTGCAACCTCGGCTCCCTGGTTCTTACTAAGTTTGTACACCGTGACGAGCAGGGCGAGATCAACGTTGATTGGGATGATTTAGCTGAAACCGTCGGAATTTCAATTCGCTTTCTTGATAACGTATTGAGCGTCTCTGAGTTTGCCACCCCGGATCAGAAAGAGAACGTCACCAACGTCTTTCGTCAGTTGGGCCTAGGAATAATGGGCTGGGCTGACTATCTGAAACTGGCCCGGATTCCCTATGACTCTCAAGAACATCTCGAAGCCATTGACCACTGGGGAAGCTGGATTGCTAACCATGCCTACCGGGCCTCAGAAACCATTGCAGCAGAAAAGAGTCCCTGCGGTGTATGGTCACAAATCAAAGACGTTAAGACCGGCAACCCCTTTGAAATGTGGGTTGATAGTGAAGGCAACCACTACAATGGTGCCGAAGTGCTGGAGAGTGATCGCCAAGATCTAGCGCAAGTCCCTCGCCGGAACGCCACCGTACTTTCCATCGCCCCCACCGGCAGCATTGCGCAGCTAGCAGCCTGCTCCTGGGCCTTTGAACCTGACTTCGGCCTCACCCTCTGGAAACAAGTCTTTGTGGACGCCTCTAAGAATGAGCAGAACTGGGTCCAAATCCTCAACCCCTATCTTGATGAGCTGGATCTATCTGACGCGGATGCTGAGATCGTCAAGCAAACGGGTTCCCTCGCAGGTACTCAATATGCGACAGCACATCCAGACGTTACTGGCAGCTTCAAGATTGCCCGTGAAATTCCACCCGGCTGGCATATCATTGTCCAGT
It includes:
- the dnaK gene encoding molecular chaperone DnaK yields the protein MLLWPSQSAVFYKRRLRLLRQADIFRRSCKHPMAKVVGIDLGTTNSCVAVMEGGKPTVIANAEGFRTTPSVVAFAKNGDRLVGQIAKRQAVMNPENTFYSVKRFIGRRQDEVNHETTEVPYKILNVNGSVKLDCPAAGKQFAPEEISANVLRKLVEDASKYLGETVTQAVITVPAYFNDSQRQATKDAGKIAGIEVLRIINEPTAASLAYGLDKKSNETILVFDLGGGTFDVSVLEVGDGVFEVLSTSGDTHLGGDDFDQKIVDYLAGEFQSSEGIDLRKDKQALQRLTEAAEKAKIELSSVTQADINLPFITATQDGPKHLDTTLTRAKFEELCSDLIDRSRIPVENAVRDAKIDKSAIDEVVMVGGSTRIPAVLDTVKRVLDKTPNQSVNPDEVVAVGAAIQAGVLAGEVKDILLLDVSPLSLGVETLGGVMTKLIPRNTTIPTKKSEVFSTAVDGQTNVEIHVLQGEREMATDNKSLGTFRLDGIPAAPRGVPQIEVIFDIDANGILNVTAKEKGTGKEQSISITGASTLSDTEVDQMVRDAETNASADQERREKIEVKNQADTLVYQAQKQMEELGDKVEGPEKEKAEALVTDLQDAIASEDTERMKSLTTELQQALYAIGTQLYQQGEGEAPPSDGGAAPGPEGGSDDSGEDDVIDAEFSES
- a CDS encoding LAGLIDADG family homing endonuclease, which translates into the protein MVLAQSPTSELSESQRAVLQKYLINGETSWEAVAQRVARFVASAEPTPELQQTWEQKFLSILLPMKFVPGGSILANSDHGTHGMLNCFVLSSEDHIHDITKLVSDSVLTTKFRGGVGINIGAEGDKGYIRPKGAPFQDGKALGPCAVLDMVSENSKKITTGNKARRGAFLFSMNWRHPDVWEFIQAKTQSTIDANLVKGIIEEMAQLTLSDEPAAEKQAKLTALQNQLGTAWVETHLNPEGKRDRRWHNANISVQLDDEFFEKLDQGDEEAQKLWHTMAQNAHDTADPGLLLIDNAKRRSPIRDFVTCTNPCVTANTWIHTGEGARQVKDLVGIQHSTYVNGELFSTTREGFWATGDKPVFRLQTQEGYHLRLTGNHRVLKVTAQTRRRQYTEWVTADALEAGDRILLHNHRQISPWQGAGTQNEGWLLGSLVGDGTFANNASGAMQGILAFWGEHHQPMLNHAVTLLNQIDCTSSFGRSYAVAGTCTQQKQKGVVSTVRLARLAQTFGIKPGHKTITTAVEQASYAFYQGFLQGLFDADGSVQGNQAKGVSLRLAQSDLPLLEAVQRMLLRMGIASTVYAQRREAQERLLPNGQGGTALYACKAQHELVIAGNNIQQFAEQIGFQDPDKAAKLNTVLATYVRTPNRERFAVTVTSLTPDGIETVYDCTVPGPACFDANGLVAHNCGEIFLPPNSACNLGSLVLTKFVHRDEQGEINVDWDDLAETVGISIRFLDNVLSVSEFATPDQKENVTNVFRQLGLGIMGWADYLKLARIPYDSQEHLEAIDHWGSWIANHAYRASETIAAEKSPCGVWSQIKDVKTGNPFEMWVDSEGNHYNGAEVLESDRQDLAQVPRRNATVLSIAPTGSIAQLAACSWAFEPDFGLTLWKQVFVDASKNEQNWVQILNPYLDELDLSDADAEIVKQTGSLAGTQYATAHPDVTGSFKIAREIPPGWHIIVQSKWQDWIDSSISKTINLPAQATVEEIKQIYRLAEKAGLKGVTIYRSGTLDSEPIKVGEAEKSEETA